In the Victivallis sp. Marseille-Q1083 genome, one interval contains:
- a CDS encoding DEAD/DEAH box helicase, which produces MELKNYQRKVMDDLNRFLDAFRSTPIVAEAYRKHWENQGVPVNGLDGMKPYTNLLGEVPHVCFKVPTGGGKTFLACNALRPVFDAFPFTRTKVVVWLVPSDAILQQTVKNLSNPDHGYRHKINVDFSNRVEVYAKSQLLAGQNFNPVAVQEQLSILILSYDSFRSKTKEGRKGFQENGNLAQFVRVFGPPDHPIDGADETSLIQIVNQLNPVVIVDESHHAISDLSIEMLRNFNPKFVLDLTATPKSNSNIISFVDAAELKAESMVKLPVIVYNRPGKEDVLYDAITFRNRLEATAINERAATGRYIRPIVLFQAQPRNSEDSTTFEKIKEGLLLAGIPASQIAIKTAEKDELKNVDLLSESTEIRYIITVNALKEGWDCPFAYILATIANKTSVVDVEQIVGRILRQPHTRQCGNPLLNYAYVFTSSSHFSDTVNKVVDGLNKAGFGKWECREVETLPTAPARQPDMPEQGKLSLPDEEAADSGFDPEALRKRLAVAAPETTPADDPIAATALAQGEEYTAAIAATENQSVPMEVRNRMKHYAMRPEFAEQARAMQIPQFHLKQPPSLFSAEDSCLLDKKHLTKGFTLKNKDSEIDFAQLQIDAYAVDITGQGREQQVQRKVLDDAERRRFQEYLNSQPPESRVRHCKGAILQLLSRYDEVESVELKGYVDRIIDNLSSDQLTALETDYTLYARKIREKIDQLLEEHRERNFFEWLNLDKIVVKPSWTFPTQISPLQTSPGIAGSLYSSEGSMNSLETRVADLFSSLPNIIWWHRNLERSGFGINGFLNHYPDFIVCTRNGRILLIESKGEQLRNDDSAAKVRLGKSWANASGQQFRYLMVFDQFPLDMDGAYKFDDFSRMMREL; this is translated from the coding sequence ATGGAACTGAAAAACTATCAACGGAAAGTGATGGATGATCTCAATCGCTTTCTCGACGCTTTTCGCAGTACGCCGATCGTCGCCGAAGCCTATCGAAAACATTGGGAGAATCAGGGTGTTCCCGTAAACGGCCTCGACGGAATGAAACCTTACACGAATCTTCTTGGCGAAGTTCCCCACGTCTGCTTCAAAGTCCCCACCGGCGGCGGCAAGACCTTTCTCGCCTGTAATGCGCTTCGCCCCGTGTTTGACGCATTCCCTTTCACCCGGACGAAAGTTGTGGTCTGGCTGGTCCCTTCCGATGCCATTCTGCAGCAGACCGTCAAGAATCTCTCGAATCCCGATCACGGATACCGGCATAAAATCAACGTTGATTTCAGCAACCGGGTGGAGGTTTATGCCAAAAGTCAACTGCTTGCCGGGCAGAATTTCAATCCCGTCGCGGTTCAGGAGCAGTTGAGTATTCTGATTCTGAGTTACGACTCTTTCCGCTCCAAAACCAAAGAAGGACGCAAGGGGTTTCAGGAGAACGGCAATCTCGCGCAGTTCGTTCGAGTGTTCGGTCCCCCGGATCATCCCATCGACGGAGCGGACGAGACCTCGCTCATTCAAATCGTTAACCAGCTCAATCCGGTCGTGATTGTGGATGAAAGCCACCATGCCATCAGTGACCTGAGCATTGAAATGCTTCGGAATTTTAATCCGAAGTTCGTTCTCGACCTCACCGCGACGCCGAAATCGAACAGCAACATCATCTCATTTGTCGACGCGGCAGAACTCAAGGCCGAGAGCATGGTAAAACTCCCGGTAATCGTCTACAACCGTCCCGGCAAGGAAGACGTCCTTTACGACGCGATTACTTTCCGTAATCGGCTGGAAGCAACGGCGATAAACGAGCGGGCGGCGACCGGGCGATATATCCGGCCGATTGTCCTGTTTCAGGCGCAGCCCCGCAACTCCGAAGACAGCACGACATTTGAGAAGATCAAAGAGGGCCTGCTACTGGCCGGTATTCCCGCCAGTCAGATTGCCATCAAGACGGCAGAAAAAGATGAGCTCAAGAATGTTGACCTTCTCTCTGAATCTACGGAAATCCGTTACATCATCACGGTGAATGCGCTGAAAGAGGGATGGGACTGCCCATTCGCCTATATTCTCGCGACCATTGCCAACAAAACGTCAGTTGTCGATGTGGAGCAGATTGTCGGGCGCATTCTCCGCCAGCCTCACACCCGTCAATGTGGCAATCCGCTGCTGAACTACGCTTATGTATTCACCTCCTCCAGTCACTTCAGCGACACGGTCAACAAGGTGGTGGATGGGTTGAACAAGGCGGGATTCGGGAAATGGGAGTGCCGGGAAGTCGAAACGCTGCCGACTGCACCCGCACGGCAGCCGGACATGCCGGAACAAGGTAAACTCTCGTTGCCTGACGAAGAAGCGGCCGACAGCGGTTTCGACCCGGAGGCATTGAGGAAGAGACTTGCAGTGGCAGCTCCGGAAACAACTCCGGCGGACGACCCGATTGCCGCAACCGCACTGGCACAGGGAGAAGAATATACCGCGGCAATCGCCGCTACCGAGAATCAAAGCGTACCGATGGAGGTGAGGAACAGGATGAAACATTACGCAATGCGGCCGGAGTTTGCGGAACAGGCAAGGGCCATGCAAATTCCGCAATTCCATCTGAAGCAGCCGCCGAGCCTGTTTTCCGCAGAAGATAGCTGTTTGTTGGATAAGAAACATTTGACCAAAGGATTCACACTGAAGAATAAAGATTCCGAAATTGACTTTGCTCAATTGCAAATCGATGCTTATGCGGTTGACATAACCGGCCAGGGCCGCGAACAGCAAGTCCAGCGCAAGGTTCTTGACGATGCCGAACGACGCAGATTCCAGGAGTATTTGAACAGTCAGCCGCCAGAATCCCGTGTGCGCCACTGCAAAGGTGCCATTCTTCAATTGCTGAGCAGATACGATGAAGTCGAGAGCGTTGAATTGAAAGGTTATGTCGACCGGATCATCGATAATTTGAGTTCCGACCAGCTGACGGCGCTTGAAACGGATTATACTCTCTATGCGCGTAAAATTAGAGAAAAGATCGACCAACTGCTTGAAGAGCATCGGGAGAGAAACTTCTTCGAATGGTTGAATCTCGACAAGATTGTCGTGAAGCCGTCATGGACATTCCCGACTCAAATCTCTCCATTGCAGACATCTCCGGGAATTGCCGGATCGCTTTATTCATCGGAAGGATCGATGAACAGCCTTGAAACCCGCGTCGCGGATTTGTTTTCGTCCTTGCCCAATATCATCTGGTGGCACCGAAATCTCGAACGTTCCGGTTTTGGAATCAATGGATTTCTCAATCATTATCCCGATTTCATCGTCTGTACCCGAAACGGACGCATTCTTCTGATCGAATCCAAAGGGGAGCAGCTCAGGAACGATGACAGCGCGGCCAAAGTCCGCCTGGGAAAATCCTGGGCCAACGCCTCTGGCCAGCAGTTCAGATACTTGATGGTCTTCGACCAGTTTCCGTTGGATATGGACGGAGCGTACAAGTTCGATGATTTCAGTAGAATGATGCGGGAGCTGTAG
- a CDS encoding site-specific DNA-methyltransferase: MPTLEWIGKDKVINHHLDVPFRVLERKYSYDETGQHAEDNGSENMIIKGDNLEALKALLPRFEGKVDCIYIDPPYNTGTEKWVYNDNVNDPRIRKWLGDVVGKEGEDLTRHDKWLCMMYPRLKLLQRLLSPNGVIFISIDNNEQLNLKQMCDEIFGSGCFVSNIAWQRTYSPRNDSKGIPSETDWILVYGKAPGWNPRKLSRTEAMDARYISPDGDPRAWKAGDASAAGASTHTGMVYAIQHPLTGEMLYPPNGRHWCLGQPQMLTIMNQWAEYELKPLDDFERRVQICGSSPEKVPATIDALVLKYPISEVKNQSQERYKQGCWPRLYFTSKGLGGIAYKRYLDEMDGRIVTNLWPYTEAGHTDEATKEQKAIFGGKSPFETPKPSRLIERILEIGSAPDSIILDSFAGTGTTAHAVLSRNRKDGGRRRFILVEMEDYAEAITAERVKRVISGYDFKGKQETEIFSRQLTASNLRDGANLLTEAQTVADSARDQYDKISKPTIKDNALKVIGTKVYTERMDGLGGSFSFYELGEPLLVDGGNLNESVGIDKIREYIWFMETKKPFAEPANKDNAAYLGTDAETAYYFHYERERVTTLDHEFLSSIRNRVSGYVIYADLNALSGDELKRFGIAFKKIPRDIAKL, translated from the coding sequence ATGCCAACTTTGGAATGGATTGGAAAAGATAAGGTCATCAACCATCACTTGGATGTGCCGTTCCGGGTGCTGGAGCGCAAATACAGCTATGATGAAACCGGGCAGCACGCCGAGGACAACGGCAGCGAAAACATGATCATCAAAGGCGACAATCTCGAAGCCTTGAAAGCTCTTTTACCCAGGTTCGAGGGGAAGGTTGATTGCATTTATATCGATCCTCCATACAACACCGGCACTGAAAAGTGGGTCTACAACGACAATGTCAATGACCCCAGGATCAGGAAATGGCTTGGAGACGTCGTCGGAAAAGAAGGCGAAGATTTGACTCGTCATGACAAATGGCTCTGCATGATGTATCCGCGCCTGAAACTGCTTCAACGCCTTCTGTCTCCCAACGGCGTAATTTTCATCAGCATAGACAACAACGAACAATTGAACTTGAAGCAGATGTGCGATGAGATTTTCGGAAGCGGTTGTTTCGTTTCAAATATCGCCTGGCAGCGCACCTACTCGCCTCGTAATGATTCCAAGGGCATTCCCAGCGAAACAGACTGGATTCTCGTATACGGCAAAGCGCCCGGATGGAATCCGCGTAAATTGTCTCGTACCGAGGCCATGGATGCTCGCTATATATCTCCCGATGGTGATCCTAGAGCGTGGAAAGCAGGTGATGCGAGTGCGGCAGGAGCCTCAACTCACACAGGGATGGTCTACGCAATTCAACATCCATTGACAGGGGAAATGCTTTATCCTCCCAATGGGCGTCATTGGTGTTTGGGGCAACCTCAGATGTTGACGATCATGAATCAGTGGGCGGAATATGAGCTTAAGCCGCTCGATGATTTTGAAAGAAGAGTTCAAATTTGCGGGAGTTCGCCAGAAAAAGTTCCCGCAACAATTGACGCGCTTGTATTGAAATACCCTATCTCGGAGGTCAAGAATCAATCTCAGGAGCGATATAAGCAAGGATGTTGGCCTCGTCTTTATTTCACCAGTAAAGGCCTTGGTGGAATTGCCTATAAGCGCTACCTTGATGAAATGGATGGGCGTATCGTTACAAATTTATGGCCATATACGGAAGCCGGTCATACTGATGAGGCAACGAAAGAACAAAAGGCTATTTTTGGCGGTAAGTCACCATTTGAAACCCCCAAGCCATCACGATTGATTGAACGGATTCTGGAGATCGGTTCTGCTCCGGATTCGATCATTCTGGATTCCTTTGCGGGAACCGGAACCACCGCCCATGCGGTGTTGAGCCGAAACAGGAAGGATGGAGGGCGACGGCGCTTTATTCTTGTCGAGATGGAAGACTACGCGGAAGCGATAACGGCGGAGCGAGTGAAGCGAGTCATTTCCGGCTATGATTTCAAGGGGAAACAGGAAACAGAAATTTTCAGCAGGCAATTGACTGCATCTAATTTGAGGGATGGTGCAAACCTGTTGACGGAAGCTCAGACGGTAGCGGACTCCGCCCGTGACCAGTATGATAAAATCAGCAAACCGACGATCAAAGATAATGCATTGAAGGTAATCGGTACGAAGGTTTATACGGAACGCATGGATGGTCTTGGCGGCAGCTTCAGCTTTTATGAGCTGGGCGAACCGCTGCTGGTCGACGGCGGGAATCTGAATGAAAGCGTCGGTATCGACAAAATCCGGGAATACATCTGGTTTATGGAAACGAAGAAGCCCTTTGCGGAACCGGCGAACAAAGACAATGCCGCGTATCTTGGAACGGATGCGGAAACCGCTTATTATTTTCATTACGAAAGAGAACGGGTAACAACTCTGGATCACGAGTTTCTGAGTTCGATCCGCAACCGAGTGTCCGGTTATGTGATTTACGCCGACCTGAACGCCCTCTCCGGCGACGAGCTGAAGCGGTTCGGGATTGCCTTCAAAAAAATTCCGCGCGATATCGCGAAACTGTAA
- a CDS encoding GIY-YIG nuclease family protein: MIDNLKIKTIKIELLEGTPEGFRRAEFTTQLMRVLVVPRDKQELLDRCPEAKFQAVYLIIGEDEHGASKVYVGKTKRMALRIKEHNKGGKKDYWKNVLYFVTKDNSLSSTEIEYLEWLLIQKATEAGNFQLDNGNKGCKEEPQVEPAKRSDFADYYNQIVALTEVLGYGGIFNKIHTEEVAKEEHFYCKSIKGDVDAQLVARDDGFYVLAGSVCAPELSEAGKKNSTLVNMREKLLQTGVLKQQGEKLVFTQDYKFSSPSGASTLVYGRNMNGWEWWRNASGKTLNECIRQSEKEERN; the protein is encoded by the coding sequence ATGATAGATAACCTCAAAATCAAAACGATCAAGATCGAATTGCTCGAAGGTACGCCGGAAGGGTTTCGCAGAGCGGAATTTACGACACAATTAATGCGTGTTCTGGTAGTCCCCCGTGATAAACAGGAATTGTTGGATCGCTGTCCGGAAGCGAAGTTTCAGGCTGTTTATTTGATTATCGGGGAAGATGAGCATGGCGCTTCTAAAGTCTATGTCGGAAAAACGAAGCGAATGGCGTTGCGAATCAAGGAGCATAACAAAGGTGGCAAGAAGGACTATTGGAAAAACGTTCTTTATTTTGTCACCAAAGACAACAGTCTTTCCTCCACCGAGATCGAATACTTGGAGTGGTTGTTGATCCAAAAGGCGACAGAGGCAGGGAATTTTCAGCTTGACAACGGGAATAAAGGTTGCAAAGAAGAACCGCAGGTAGAACCTGCCAAGCGTTCCGATTTTGCTGATTACTACAATCAGATTGTCGCCCTTACCGAAGTCCTCGGATATGGGGGAATTTTCAACAAGATTCATACGGAAGAGGTTGCGAAAGAAGAGCATTTCTACTGCAAAAGTATCAAAGGGGATGTGGATGCTCAACTTGTGGCCCGTGATGACGGTTTCTACGTCCTTGCCGGTTCTGTTTGTGCGCCGGAGCTTTCAGAGGCAGGCAAGAAAAACTCTACGCTGGTTAATATGAGGGAAAAGCTGCTGCAAACCGGAGTGCTGAAACAGCAGGGGGAAAAACTCGTCTTTACTCAGGACTATAAATTCTCATCTCCTTCCGGGGCTTCAACTTTAGTTTATGGCCGCAACATGAATGGCTGGGAATGGTGGCGCAATGCGTCAGGAAAAACGCTCAATGAATGTATCCGCCAGAGCGAGAAAGAGGAGCGGAACTAA